The Psychrobium sp. MM17-31 DNA window TGTTATTTTACGCGGCAATGGTGGGCGAGAGCTTATTGCACAAACGCTTGTTAAACGCGGCGCTACGGTGGAATACCTTGAGACTTATCAACGTCAATTGATCGCGATGAATGATGGGGATTGCGTTTTGCAATGGCAACAGCATCAAATAAACACTATAGTGGTGACTAGTGGCGAGATATTGCAGCATTTGTGGGAAAACATCGGCGAAATGCAGCAAACTTGGCTAAAATCACTATCTTTAATTGTTCCGAGTGAGCGTATTGTGAAAATAGCGCGTAAACTTGGCTTTGAATCGATTGAGTTAAGCGAAGGCGCTGATAACCAATCAATTTTAAAAATTCTATTGAACGAGTGTTAAATGACTAAGACTAATGATGACGCATCGAACAACAAAGCTGACGAAAAGGCTATTGAAGAGCAACAGACTGTCGACAATACAGAGCAGCCAAATACGTCTGAACCATTAGCCGAAAAAGAGCCGTCAGCGGACAAAAAGTCTTCCGCTAATGAAAAGTCATCGGTAGATGAAAAACCAGTTAATGAAGAAGAGCTATTGGTAAGTCAAAAGTCATCATCTGATAATGAATCTTCTGCTCAGGAACCCTCGCTTGATGAGAGCAAATCATTAGCCAATGAAACAACAGAATTAGATAATGTCGCGTCGTCAGCCGTAGGTAAAAACGAAGCAGCGACTAGCGCTGGCACAGCACAAAAAATGGAATCAACAGTGGTCACTCAAAAAACACCTATTAGTAAACTCGCCGTTTTATGCTTAATTTTGATCTTAGCGCTAGCTGGCGCAGCGGGATATGGCGTCGATCAATACCAAAAGCTCCAATTGGCTCAACAAGACACCATTGATTCACTGGTTGCTAAGCAAAACAGCGTTTTAGAGAATGTGAATCAACAGCTGCAACAGCAACAAGCATTAAATCAATCGTTAACCAGTGAGTTGAACGATAAAGTTGCTGCGCAGCTTGCAGGTCAAGAGCAAACTCAAGCCCTTATTAATCAAAAAATTGCCGAACTATCGGGACGTCGCCCAAGTGATTGGTTACTGGCAGAGGCAAACTACTTAGTTACCATGGCTGGCCGCAAACTGTGGCAAGAAAAGGATCAAAAAACCGCTGCGGCGTTGTTAGTGACTGCCGATAAACGCATCGCTGAAATGCATGATGAGTCATTAATTGAATTACGCCGCGCCCTCGCCAAAGACATCGCGACACTGTCTGCATTACCACAAGATCGCAGTCAGGATATCGCATTAGCTATCGATGGTTTAATAACTCAAATCGACAACCTTAAACTCAATACAGTTACCTTGCCGGATGCAGTTCAAGAAGAAGCGCCAGCGGCCGCAGAAGATTCGTGGCAAGAAAACCTGAAGCAAACATGGTATGGCTTTGTCGATGGTTTAATTACAATTCGCAAGCGGGAAAGTAATGTGGTGCCGTTAATGTCTGCCAAACAGCAATGGTATTTAGAGGAAAATCTAAAGAATAAATTGGTTCAGGCGCAGCTAGCGGTTTATCGCAAACAGCAACAGGCATTCATCAGTGCTATCGAAGTGAGCAGAACCTGGGTATTACAATTTTTCGATCGCGAAGACAGCGCAACGACATTTATGCTCGAAGAATTAGAAAAATTAGAAAAAGTTTCGATTGAGGTGAACTATCCGCGTGATTTACTGAGCCGTAATTTGATTGCAGATGAAGTAACACGTCGCAACATTAGCTCAGCACAAGGTTTGGAGCGTTAATATGATTCGAGTCTTGATATTTTTACTCATAATCGCGTCAGGCATTTTGATTGGTCCATCGCTGATGGGACATGACACTTACGTATTGGTAGCTGTGAATGGTTGGACTATGGAAACCAGCCTTGTCGTTATGGTCATGATGATTATCGTGTTTTACGCTGCCTTGCAAATCGCTGAATGGGCGCTTGTAAATACTATTGCTATGTGGGGACGCACCCGCCATTGGTTTGGCTGGCGTAAAGAGCGTATTGCACAACAAAAAACGATTGATGGTGTATTAGAGTTTGCCGCTGGACATTTCTCTCAGGCAGAGCAGCTTAGCGTAAATCATGTTAAATACAGTAAAGAGCCACTGTTAAACTATTTTACTGCGATAAATGCTGCAGCGACGCAAGGTAAGGTAGAACAGCGTGATGAATATCTTACACAGGCATTGGAATTTGCACCGGAGAACACTGCACTAATTGCAACTAAACTGCGTTATCTTGTTGAAGAAAAGGATTTCGAAAGTGCGCAAAAGTGGTTGGAGCAACAACCTGACAAAGTCGCTCAACATGATGATTTATTGCCGCTCAATATTCAAGTACGTGAACATTTTCAGCAATGGACACAAGTTGCACAACTCAATGATATTTTGTTTAAGCACAAGCGTCTGACTGCACCTGAGCATCAGGAAAGAGTGCGTCACTGTTACGTTCAGCAATTAGCGGCACTTGCAGACAGTGATCTAGAAACGATTAACCAAAGTTACAAATCTATCCCTAGAAAGTACCGCAATCATATCGACATCTTTTGCCAGTATGCTAAGTTAGTTATTAAATTTGATCAGGCGGCGCTGATCGAGAAAGAATTGTTTAAACGACTGAGTAAAGAGCTAAGTGCTGGCTTGTTAGGTGTGGTTGAGCAATGCCCCACACAACTCGCAACAGCTTGGTGTGAACGTCTTGAAAAGTTAGATGCCTATCAATCTGATTCGGCCTTTATTGATGTTATTGTTAGACTGAAAATTATGCAGCGACAATGGAAAAATGCTAAAGAATGGCTGCAACAAGCAATTCAAATCGACCCTTCGGCACACCGCTATCAACAACTAGCACAGGTCCAGCAAGAGCTAGGTGAGAGCAGTGGCGCTTTAGATAGCTTCAATAAAGCGTTGAATTATCGCCAAGCGAAGTAACAGGGAAGTAAGTCAATGAAAGACAACTCGAATTTTGACGAGTCAGTTAAAACGCTGAAGAAAACTATTCCGTTAATGATGAAGTACAGCGTACCGGTTAACCCAACTAACTACGCGCTGTGGTATACCTATGCTTCTAATGAAGTGCCTAATCTTAATCGCGAGTTAGAATCGGCGCTGAAGTTATATAACACCTGCCCAACCTTCCGTGCTGAGCAACTGTATTCAAAGCACGTTAAAAACGAAGCTGTCGATCAAGCTCGAAACTTGCAACAGTCTATCGACAAAATGATGGGTAAAGTTGGCGACTCTATTGGAAATACGCAAAACAACGCTAAAAGCTTCGAAAAAGAGATGTCTTTATGCCATGAGGAATTGGCGGTTTTAGATGCCATTGAAACACCAATGACACCAGAAGCAGTTTCCGGTTTTGTTAGTGAATTACTCTCAAAATCGAT harbors:
- a CDS encoding uroporphyrinogen-III C-methyltransferase, which produces MTKTNDDASNNKADEKAIEEQQTVDNTEQPNTSEPLAEKEPSADKKSSANEKSSVDEKPVNEEELLVSQKSSSDNESSAQEPSLDESKSLANETTELDNVASSAVGKNEAATSAGTAQKMESTVVTQKTPISKLAVLCLILILALAGAAGYGVDQYQKLQLAQQDTIDSLVAKQNSVLENVNQQLQQQQALNQSLTSELNDKVAAQLAGQEQTQALINQKIAELSGRRPSDWLLAEANYLVTMAGRKLWQEKDQKTAAALLVTADKRIAEMHDESLIELRRALAKDIATLSALPQDRSQDIALAIDGLITQIDNLKLNTVTLPDAVQEEAPAAAEDSWQENLKQTWYGFVDGLITIRKRESNVVPLMSAKQQWYLEENLKNKLVQAQLAVYRKQQQAFISAIEVSRTWVLQFFDREDSATTFMLEELEKLEKVSIEVNYPRDLLSRNLIADEVTRRNISSAQGLER
- a CDS encoding heme biosynthesis HemY N-terminal domain-containing protein, with translation MIRVLIFLLIIASGILIGPSLMGHDTYVLVAVNGWTMETSLVVMVMMIIVFYAALQIAEWALVNTIAMWGRTRHWFGWRKERIAQQKTIDGVLEFAAGHFSQAEQLSVNHVKYSKEPLLNYFTAINAAATQGKVEQRDEYLTQALEFAPENTALIATKLRYLVEEKDFESAQKWLEQQPDKVAQHDDLLPLNIQVREHFQQWTQVAQLNDILFKHKRLTAPEHQERVRHCYVQQLAALADSDLETINQSYKSIPRKYRNHIDIFCQYAKLVIKFDQAALIEKELFKRLSKELSAGLLGVVEQCPTQLATAWCERLEKLDAYQSDSAFIDVIVRLKIMQRQWKNAKEWLQQAIQIDPSAHRYQQLAQVQQELGESSGALDSFNKALNYRQAK